The DNA region AATGAGCAGATCTTGGAGGGATATCCTTCCCTCGAGGGAGGGACGAAGTGCGTTGGCCGCGGCGAGGACGTCGTCGAACTTCTGCGGCTTGAACTCATAAACCTCTAGAGTCCCAGGCGGACGGCCCTTCTGTATTGTGCCTAACAAGATCAAAACCTCGTGCGGATGCTCCTTCAGCTCGTCTATCATCGTGAAGACGTCGCCGGATAACTCCAACACCTGTAGACCCTTTTCCCTCAATATGCGTGCGGCCTCGTAGCCTATAGCGCAATCTCCCCTCAAAAGATATCCTATAGAGGCTATCAGGGCAAAAGAGTTATACATGTAGTTTAGGAAAATGAGACTTTAAAAAGATTTAAAGCGTATTGTATTGAGAATCAATTATATTGATCAAATTATGCATTTATTAATATATATTTCATTCATATAGATCTAGAACATAATATACTTTTTATAGTTTTCTAAGGGTATATTATAAAAAGTATATTATGTTTCTCTTAATATGATAGTTACTATTTCTTCTATAGATAATATTCGCAACTTGTCGAGGTCCGCGTCGTAGACAAAAATGCCTTCAGTGCCCTTTAGGATGAAGTATCTCATCTCGGGGTCGTGCCATACGTTTGGCACCAAGGAGCCGAACATAGACATCAGCTCGTTGGCCGCTATAGCATAGCAGATTTCCTTCTTTCTGGTCGTCTGGCACTCCTTGTACTTTGCCCTTATGTTCCTCAAGCCGTCTTTGATAATTTCCACTTTTAGATCCCTTGGCGCTATGCCGTCGTCCATTCTAAACATGGCATGAAAAGGGTTTTTAATTAAAAGTAAACAGCTATACATGAAACGGATTAGTCTGACTCTTGACGATAAGCTCTATAAAGAAATGGAAAATGCCATGTCTATTCTTGGCGAGACAAACCGGTCCCGCTTCGTCGCCTCGATAATTGCGGAGAAGATCAGCGAGCTTGTACAAAAGCCTATGGCGTCTATAATAGTCTACATATATGACCACGAAGTCGGCGAGGTGGCAAAGAACCTCACTGAGATTCAGCACGAGTTCAGAGACGTGATAAGGGCCTCGACACACATACATCTAGACGACAGGAATTGCCTAGAGGTGATACACGCCCTCGGCGATAGCGAAAGGATAAGAGGCCTCGTCACGAGGATGTCCAGAGTGGGCAGGGGTCTTAGGTTCTTAAGAGTGGTGAACATCCCACGTCAATAATACTTTAATGCACCCAATGCCTGCGGCACATGCATGAGTGGTCGCTGGCGCTCTCATTGGTGCAAACGCTAGACCGCTGGGCATTAGAGCACGGCGTCGAGATAAAAAGGGTTGTGCTGTCGGTGCCCTCGCCGGCTCAACTTGACGTATCTGTGTTAAACGAGGCTTTCGACGCGCTCAAGAGGGAGTCCAGGCTCGAGAGGGCCAAGCTGGAGGTCAAGGTGAGGTCGCCCCGCTATCGTTGCCGTGCTTGCGGTTACGAGTTCGGCCAAGAAGAGGTGGACCCCCAGATTAGGCGCATAGCTGTGGAGTACGGCGAGGAGTACCCCCTGCACCTAATTCCCGAGTTGCTACCCACCTTTGTCAAATGCCCTAAGTGCGGCTCCCACGACATAGAGGCGGAGCTCTCGATAAAGATAGAGGAGGTGGAGACAACATGAGGCCGCTCCTGGAGCTCGCGCGGGATAAGCTGAAGAGGAGGAAGGTGATAGCTGTGATGAGCGGCAAGGGAGGTGTGGGCAAAAGCGTTGTTGCGTCTCTGTTGGCGCTTAATATTAGGGGCTCTGCCTTGATCGACCTCGACCTCAGCGGCATGTCTATCCCGAAGCTCTTCGGCGTGTCTGGAAAGCTTCACGAGGTGGGAAGGGAGGGTATCGAGCCGATCGTCGTCGGCGGCTTGAAGTTGTTCTCGTTAGGCGGCATCGTGGGCGATAGATACGTGGTGCTCCCGGGGTACGGCCAATCCGGCGCCGTCGAGGCCCTGATAGCGTTCGCCAAGCTCGGAGACGCCGACACTGTAATTGTCGATATGCCGCCCGGCATGGGCGAGGAGCTACTCGCCTTGGGCAGAATCGCCAGCTACGTCCCGGTTGTGGTCACCACACCCTCAAAAGCTTCCTACAAGGTCGTGAAGCAACTGGTCGACTACCTCATAGAGGCGGGTCGCAAGCCGAGGGCCTTTATCCTCAACATGGCCTACATCGAATGCGGGGGGGGCGAGAATCTACCCCTTCGGCCGTGGCGACGAGGCGCGAAGGCTTGGCGAAGACGCCGGCGCCAGAGTCTACGAGATACCGATAGACCCCTCCCTTGAGGACTACATCGGGAGACTGCACGAGTACAGAGGCCCCATAGCCGAGGCGGTGCGGGACGTGGCGAGGGGCCTTTGACATGGAGACTCTCCTGAAAGAGTTCATCAGCGAGGAGAGAGTAATCCCGCCGCTTTTCAAGTATAAGACGATACCATTCGAGCAGTACAAGAAAATATACAAGGAAAGCCTAAAGCCGGAGTTCTGGGCGAGGGAGGCGTCTTACCTAATCTGGGAGAGGCCTTGGACTAAGCTCGTGGAGGGGGATCCCCCGGCCGTTAGGTGGTTTGTAGGCGGCGAGTTGAGCCCCTATAAGAACATAGTGGGGAAACACGCCGGCACTTGGATATGGGATAAAGTGGCCTTGATCTGGAGGGGTGAGGATGGTCTCATAAAGACCTTCACTTACTCAGACCTAGACCAGCTAGCCGCGAGGTACTCGGGAGCGCTCAGAGCTCTGGGCGTGGGGAAAGGCGATTGGGTCATGTTCTACGCGCCGCCGACACCCGAGGTGATCGCGCTTATGTTAGCCGCTGTACGTATAGGCGCGCCGTTTGAGCCCGTGTTCACGGGCTTCGGCCACGGCGATTTGGCCATGCGCATCGAGGACAGACGCCCCGAGCTACTCGTAGCCGTCGATGCCTTCCCCAGGAAGGGGAAGGCGATAAAGGTCAAGGAGACTGTGGACAAAGCGCTGAAGTTGACTAAGCACGTGCCCAAGGTGTTGGTCGTGCAGAGGATGGGCATAGACGTGGAGCTAATCGGCGGGAGGGACTTCGTCTTAGACGACGTCTCGCCCGTAGAGGCCGAGGAGGTCGTTGTTGAGTCTTCCCACCCACTCTTCGGCCTCCACGTGGGCTACGACGACGGTCTTGGCTTTGTCGCGCACGGCGCCGGCGGCTACTTGGCGCAGACCTACGCCACCACGAGGTGGATTGGCTTAAGGCCGCGCGACACCTACTTCTGCACGGTCCTGCCGGGATGGATAACCGGCATCACTTACGTCTTGTTTGGGCCCTTTATGGTAGGCTCGGCCGTGGTAATATACGAGGGGGGCCCCGACTACCCGAGCTGGGATGTATGGTGGAGCGTGCTGGAGGACTACGCCGTCAACGTCTTCTTGACGACGGCGGGGGCCTTAAGGCTCCTCTCGAGGCAAGATCCCAAGCTGCTCGAGAGCCACAACTTGGACATGTTGAAGCTGATCTTGACCACGGCGGAGCCCATGGAGGTCAAATACTGGAAGTGGGCCTACCACTATGTGGGTACGGGGACGACCCCCTCTATTGATTCACTTCCGGAGAAGCTCAGCGGGAGGATACCCGTCATCCACATGTTCATCCAGACAGAGCTTGGGACCTTTGTCACGGGTAGTCTCCCCAACTATGCATTCGTCCCCGTAGCCCCGGGCTCCGTAGGCCCGCCGATGCCCGGCTTCGACATAGACGTGGTAGACGATTCGGGAAACCCCGTGAGGGGTAGGCCGGGCCAGTTGGTCGTCAAGAGACCTTGGCCGGCGATGCCTGTCGAGTACTCCGCTTGGTACGCCGAGAAGTGGAGAGGCGGGGTGTACTACGTCGGCGATATGGCCGTGATGGCCGACGACATGAACATATTCCCCCTAGGCAGATCGGACACGGTGATGAAAATCAACGGGTACAGGATCTCGCCTGCCATTATAGAGAAGGCCGTAGCCTCCCTACCCGGCGTCGAGGACGCGGTGGCCGTTGGCTTGCGCGACCCCCAGAAGTTCGAGTCTCCACTCGTCGTAGTAAAGGGCAAGGCAAACCCCGAAGACGTAAGGCACAAGGTCAGAGAATACGTAGGACCCATAGCCGAGCCCTCTGCAGTAGTCGTGATGGATCACATACCCCAAGAGCCCAAGAGGCAACTGCGCCTCGCCCTCAAGCTCGCGCTGAGGGGTGCTGATGGGTTGCACCCTTGGGCTAAGGAGATCGCCTCTAAGTTTAGGAGCAACATTTGAGCGCGCCGTAGCGACTGTCTCGTCGCGAATTCGTTATTTATACGCTGTTTTTAATCCACATGGGCGAGGTCGTCAAGTTGGCCCACGGGGCAGGCAGTGTGGAGACGTCGCAAATCCTCGAGTCATTGATTTTCTCCAAGATCGAGGAGAGGCTTAAAAAAGTGGAGGGTGGCTTGGGTATAGACTTCCCCGACGATGCGGCGGCAATACCCATGGGCGATGGGCGCTTTTTGGTCGTGACGGTAGACTCCTACACGGTTAACCCGCCATTTTTCCCCGGAGGCGATATAGGCGTCTTAGCGGCCTCAGGCTCTATCAACGATGTCTTAATGTTAGGCGGAAAGCCCATTGCCCTCATGGACGCCATCATAGTAGAGGAGGGCTTCCCCCTGGAAGATCTGAGGAGAATCGTGGATTCAATGTTGAGGGTGTTGCGCGAGGAGGGCGTCGCGCTGATAGGCGGCGACTTCAAGGTGATGCCGAAGGGCCAGATAGACAAGATAGCGATAGCCACAGTGGGCATTGGGATAGCCGATAGGCTGATAGTGGACAGGCCCCAGCCTGGCGATAAAATAGTCGTGAGCGGATATCTCGGAGATCACGGGGCTGTGATCTTGGCGAGGCAGATCGGCATAATAGACGAAGGCTCGGGAGGTGGGCTCGTAAGCGACGTAAAGCCCTTGACCAGGCTCATGTTACCTCTAGTCGAGAAGTACGGCCCCCACATCCACGCAGCACGCGACCCGACTAGAGGCGGGTTAGCCATGGCGCTCAACGACTGGGCCAAGGCCTCCGGCACTGTCATCATCGTGGAAGAATCTGCGATACCCATTAGGCCCCAGGTGGCGTACTACGCCAACATGTTGGGCATAGACCCCCTGGCGCTGGCCAGCGAAGGCGCGGCCGTGCTATCTGTAAGCCCCGACGTAGCCGAAGAGGTCGTGGAGTTTATGAAGAAGCTCGGCTTCGACAATGCTGCAATCATAGGCGAGGTTAGAAAAGCCGAGAGGTACAGAGGGTACGTCCTGCTCAAGACCGTGGTAGGGGGGCTGAGAATACTTGAGGCTCCCCGTGGGGACCTCGTCCCGAGGATATGCTAAGGCTTCAGTTCAGAGGCGTCGAGATCCGCAGGACGGGCGGCGCCGCCGGCGTGGCTATAAGACACGGAGGGGTTACCTTGTGTATTGATGCGCTGGGCCTTGACAGGTGCGATGTCCTTCTCTACACTCACTCCCACCCGGATCATTTCCCCCGGGGAGTTGCGGACTTTTATTCCCCCTTCGGAGGCCGTGTAGTGAGGCCAGGCGAGGTCCTAGACCTGGGGCCTTTCAGGGTGGCCGTGACTGACGCCTACAACGTGACAAAGCTCCAAGGAGGGCGGCCTATCCACCCAAGAGGCGAGGGCGTAGGCTACGTCGTCGACGCCGGCAGTGTGAGGCTGTACCACACAGGCGACACAGACCTCATAAAGGAGATGTCGTCTGTGGGTCCTGTGGACATCCTCTTTGTGCCCATAGGCGGAGGCTCGGTGATGACTCCAGAGGAGGCCGCAGAGGCAGTAATGCTTCTGAGGCCTAAGATAACCATACCCCTACACTATGCCGAAAAGAGACAATACGTCAAGTTCAGAGACATAGCCTATCCCTACACTAACATAGTCGCACTGCCCAGCGGCATATAGC from Pyrobaculum arsenaticum DSM 13514 includes:
- a CDS encoding MBL fold metallo-hydrolase: MLRLQFRGVEIRRTGGAAGVAIRHGGVTLCIDALGLDRCDVLLYTHSHPDHFPRGVADFYSPFGGRVVRPGEVLDLGPFRVAVTDAYNVTKLQGGRPIHPRGEGVGYVVDAGSVRLYHTGDTDLIKEMSSVGPVDILFVPIGGGSVMTPEEAAEAVMLLRPKITIPLHYAEKRQYVKFRDIAYPYTNIVALPSGI
- a CDS encoding hydrogenase maturation nickel metallochaperone HypA — encoded protein: MHEWSLALSLVQTLDRWALEHGVEIKRVVLSVPSPAQLDVSVLNEAFDALKRESRLERAKLEVKVRSPRYRCRACGYEFGQEEVDPQIRRIAVEYGEEYPLHLIPELLPTFVKCPKCGSHDIEAELSIKIEEVETT
- a CDS encoding CopG family ribbon-helix-helix protein is translated as MKRISLTLDDKLYKEMENAMSILGETNRSRFVASIIAEKISELVQKPMASIIVYIYDHEVGEVAKNLTEIQHEFRDVIRASTHIHLDDRNCLEVIHALGDSERIRGLVTRMSRVGRGLRFLRVVNIPRQ
- the hypE gene encoding hydrogenase expression/formation protein HypE, with protein sequence MGEVVKLAHGAGSVETSQILESLIFSKIEERLKKVEGGLGIDFPDDAAAIPMGDGRFLVVTVDSYTVNPPFFPGGDIGVLAASGSINDVLMLGGKPIALMDAIIVEEGFPLEDLRRIVDSMLRVLREEGVALIGGDFKVMPKGQIDKIAIATVGIGIADRLIVDRPQPGDKIVVSGYLGDHGAVILARQIGIIDEGSGGGLVSDVKPLTRLMLPLVEKYGPHIHAARDPTRGGLAMALNDWAKASGTVIIVEESAIPIRPQVAYYANMLGIDPLALASEGAAVLSVSPDVAEEVVEFMKKLGFDNAAIIGEVRKAERYRGYVLLKTVVGGLRILEAPRGDLVPRIC
- a CDS encoding AMP-binding protein, whose amino-acid sequence is METLLKEFISEERVIPPLFKYKTIPFEQYKKIYKESLKPEFWAREASYLIWERPWTKLVEGDPPAVRWFVGGELSPYKNIVGKHAGTWIWDKVALIWRGEDGLIKTFTYSDLDQLAARYSGALRALGVGKGDWVMFYAPPTPEVIALMLAAVRIGAPFEPVFTGFGHGDLAMRIEDRRPELLVAVDAFPRKGKAIKVKETVDKALKLTKHVPKVLVVQRMGIDVELIGGRDFVLDDVSPVEAEEVVVESSHPLFGLHVGYDDGLGFVAHGAGGYLAQTYATTRWIGLRPRDTYFCTVLPGWITGITYVLFGPFMVGSAVVIYEGGPDYPSWDVWWSVLEDYAVNVFLTTAGALRLLSRQDPKLLESHNLDMLKLILTTAEPMEVKYWKWAYHYVGTGTTPSIDSLPEKLSGRIPVIHMFIQTELGTFVTGSLPNYAFVPVAPGSVGPPMPGFDIDVVDDSGNPVRGRPGQLVVKRPWPAMPVEYSAWYAEKWRGGVYYVGDMAVMADDMNIFPLGRSDTVMKINGYRISPAIIEKAVASLPGVEDAVAVGLRDPQKFESPLVVVKGKANPEDVRHKVREYVGPIAEPSAVVVMDHIPQEPKRQLRLALKLALRGADGLHPWAKEIASKFRSNI